One Oryza glaberrima chromosome 10, OglaRS2, whole genome shotgun sequence DNA segment encodes these proteins:
- the LOC127785928 gene encoding uncharacterized protein LOC127785928, giving the protein MQILVKTLTGGTLVLSVEPSDTVKSVKEKIQEREGRITSGLRLICAGKQLEEDGSRTLADYGVQELSTLHMILRLLSSMHIFVKTLRGHTLTLKVEPSDTVRNLKAKIQIKEGFIPDVRLTYAGKQLEEDDNRTLANYNIQNDSTVHVLLRLRLHSCISCTTRAKDEQKPNQKYQNLPHPPVTKPAAEMGPVTDDQRKKKMYVHVKTLMARTLVIEVEPSIDTVKSLKEKIQDKEGIMQSDFWLQHAGKKLEEDGGRTLADYGVQNESIMYIRFRLLSSMRIFVMTVKGTIVTLEVEPSNTVKILKEKIQDKEGIMQSDFWLHHAGERLAEEDGDHPLADCGVQNESTVYICLRLPSCANYYTDYYYSVAEAVSRPGPAAMEIVAAGRRRCGHRRSVLATGIFAGRLGSGATNRSTLTASGRGQRALHVCAVELAVQPRVGRVEDVAPATARRPCVSQTHCTRWIASSPPFMTTTAGRRPQETLYRKTPKLS; this is encoded by the exons ATGCAGATCTTGGTGAAGACGCTGACGGGGGGCACGCTTGTTCTAAGCGTGGAGCCGTCGGACACGGTGAAGAGCGTGAAGGAAAAGATCCAAGAAAGGGAGGGAAGAATCACGTCGGGCCTCCGGCTGATCTGCGCCGGgaagcagctggaggaggatGGCAGCCGCACGCTAGCCGACTACGGTGTCCAAGAGTTGTCGACGCTGCACATGATCCTCCGCCTTCTAAGCT CGATGCACATATTCGTTAAAACGCTAAGGGGGCATACGTTGACACTGAAAGTGGAACCGTCGGATACGGTGAGAAACCTGAAGGCGAAGATCCAGATCAAAGAGGGTTTTATACCGGATGTTCGACTGACCTACGCTGGgaagcagctggaggaggacgacAATCGCACGCTTGCTAACTACAATATCCAGAATGATTCGACGGTGcacgtcctcctccgcctccgtctccaCAGCTGCATCAGTTGCACCACGAGAGCCAAAGATGaacaaaaaccaaatcaaaaaTATCAAAACCTACCTCACCCACCTGTCACGAAACCTGCTGCCGAGATGGGG CCGGTGACCGATGatcagaggaagaagaagatgtatGTCCACGTGAAGACGCTGATGGCGCGTACATTGGTGATAGAGGTGGAGCCGTCGATTGACACGGTGAAGAGCTTGAAGGAGAAGATCCAGGATAAGGAGGGGATCATGCAGTCGGATTTCTGGTTACAACACGCTGGGAAGAAGTTGGAGGAGGATGGTGGTCGCACGCTGGCCGACTACGGTGTCCAGAACGAGTCGATAATGTACATCCGCTTCCGCCTCCTTAGCT CTATGCGAATCTTTGTGATGACGGTGAAGGGGACTATCGTGACACTGGAGGTGGAGCCGTCGAACACGGTAAAGATCTTGAAGGAGAAGATCCAGGATAAGGAGGGGATCATGCAATCAGATTTCTGGCTACATCACGCTGGGGAAAGGCTagccgaggaggacggcgatCACCCGCTAGCCGACTGCGGAGTCCAAAACGAGTCGACGGTGTACatctgcctccgcctccctaGCTGTGCCAACTACTACACAGATTATTATTACTCAG TAGCTGAAGCAGTGAGCCGGCCTGGTCCGGCAGCCATGGAAATCGTTGCTGCTGGCCGCCGGCGCTGTGGACACCGGCGGTCCGTACTCGCCACCGGCATCTTCGCCGGGAGGCTCGGCAGCGGCGCCACGAACCGCAGCACGCTGACGGCCTCAGGCCGCGGTCAGCGCGCGCTCCATGTCTGCGCCGTCGAACTCGCCGTTCAGCCGCGTGTCGGCCGCGTCGAGGATGTCGCCcccgccaccgcgcgccgcccgtgCGTGTCCCAGACCCACTGCACGAGGTGGAtcgcgtcctcgccgccgttcaTGACCACCACCGCTGGACGCCGGCCGCAGGAGACCTTGTACAGGAAGACGCCAAAGCTGTCATGA
- the LOC127752537 gene encoding polyubiquitin-like: MQIPVDLITGATLTLEVEPSDTVESVKAKIKAMSGITEDFGLAYNGKQMDEADGHRTLADYGIHDPAMEMQILVSGLRGNTWTLWVEPSDTVESVKLQLQEKDGLPPCQQRLIFEGRQLDDGDTVASCGIRKHSYLNLCGRLASCDCIRTHMEAQKLIQEHHQTLTTRPAATDEMQIFVRVLGGKKATALKVQPSDTVGSVKVKLYYRKKKKTMPCKQRLVFSGMELADDRTLASYGIEEESTLYLCVRLESCICSCRYLKS; encoded by the coding sequence ATGCAGATCCCCGTGGACCTGATCACGGGGGCCACGTTGACGCTGGAAGTGGAGCCGTCGGACACGGTGGAGAGCGTGAAGGCGAAGATCAAGGCCATGTCGGGGATCACCGAGGACTTCGGGTTGGCGTACAACGGAAAGCAGATGGATGAGGCCGACGGTCATCGCACGCTGGCCGACTACGGCATCCACGACCCCGCTATGGAGATGCAGATCTTAGTGAGCGGGCTCAGGGGGAACACCTGGACGCTGTGGGTGGAGCCGTCGGACACGGTGGAGAGCGTCAAGCTACAGCTCCAGGAGAAGGACGGGCTGCCGCCGTGCCAGCAGCGGCTGATCTTCGAGGGGAGgcagctcgacgacggcgacacggTGGCCTCCTGCGGCATCCGCAAGCACTCGTACCTGAACCTCTGCGGCCGCCTCGCCAGCTGCGACTGCATCCGCACGCACATGGAGGCGCAGAAACTGATCCAAGAGCATCATCAAACCCTAACGACTCGACCTGCTGCTACGGATGAGATGCAGATCTTCGTGAGAGTGCTCGGGGggaagaaggcgacggcgctGAAGGTGCAGCCGTCGGACACGGTGGGAAGCGTGAAGGTGAAGCTGTACtacaggaagaagaagaagaccatGCCGTGCAAGCAACGGCTGGTTTTCTCCGGTATGGAGCTTGCGGACGACCGCACGCTGGCCTCCTACGGCATCGAGGAGGAGTCGACGTTGTACCTTTGCGTACGTCTCGAAAGTTGTATCTGTAGCTGCAGATATCTCAAGTCATAG
- the LOC127785929 gene encoding uncharacterized protein LOC127785929, which yields MRLDPLERGLRELSIKYSRAQNGPWSHQEPSDTVESVKAKIKDMSGITEDFWLRYDGKQMDEVGGRTLADYGIHDPATEMEIFVRGLMGNTRTLWVKPSDTVKSVKVKL from the exons ATGAGGTTGGATCCTTTGGAAAGAGGActtcgagagctttccatcaagtactcacgggcccaaAACGGA ccatggtcacatcaggaGCCGTCGGACACGGTGGAGAGCGTGAAAGCAAAGATCAAGGATATGTCGGGGATCACGGAGGACTTCTGGTTGAGATACGATGGGAAGCAGATGGATGAGGTCGGCGGTCGCACGCTGGCCGATTACGGCATCCATGATCCTGCTACAGAGATGGAGATCTTCGTGAGGGGGCTGATGGGGAATACTAGGACGCTGTGGGTGAAGCCGTCGGACACGGTTAAGAGCGTGAAGGTGAAGCTCTAG
- the LOC127785930 gene encoding ubiquitin-40S ribosomal protein S27a-1-like: MSTVMTQIFVKGLTGKTTALRMEPSDAVESVKVKLVDKEGLLPDQQRLIFQRRQLDDGHTLTYYGFQEESTLHLLGRLCGGGNKKRKKKMYATPKKGKHEHRKEELAVLRHYRVDDVTGKVERLRLMCPNLECKDVGALMAKHHDRLTCGKCGLTC, translated from the coding sequence atgtcGACGGTGATGACGCAGATATTTGTGAAAGGGCTGACAGGGAAGACGACGGCTCTGAGGATGGAGCCGTCGGATGCGGTGGAGAGCGTGAAGGTGAAGCTCGTGGACAAGGAGGGGCTTCTGCCAGACCAGCAGCGGCTCATCTTCCAGAGGCGTCAGCTGGACGACGGCCACACGCTAACCTACTATGGTTTTCAGGAGGAGTCGACGCTGCACCTCCTCGGTCGCCTCTGTGGTGGCGGCAACAAGAAGCGAAAGAAGAAGATGTACGCGACACCTAAGAAGGGAAAGCATGAGCACCGCAAGGAAGAGCTTGCGGTGCTCCGTCACTATCGTGTCGATGACGTGACGGGGAAGGTGGAGAGGCTACGACTGATGTGTCCTAACCTAGAGTGCAAAGACGTTGGCGCACTTATGGCGAAGCACCATGACCGACTCACCTGCGGCAAGTGTGGACTCACCTGCTGA
- the LOC127786373 gene encoding uncharacterized protein LOC127786373 has product MVRAFEAARVAVANTRRRRREERRGGAAARRGEEGRRRWRRSAPPTSGSRCAKLSIPPGLPSVRIPWPWEWLLKKSGWKEGTGLGAQEQGRLEPVETRVKNNKRGLGSKEPKLKPKVDEDGEKDPKKPKLEAPKKKAKLAAKRIRKMQEEEKRLQEREFEMAFFREFWPDNV; this is encoded by the exons ATGGTTCGAGCCTTCGAGGCCGCACGCGTCGCGGTTGCGAACACGAGGCGCCGgagacgagaggagaggagaggcggcgcggcggcgaggaggggagaggaggggaggcggcgatggcggcgatcGGCTCCTCCAACGTCGGGTTCCAGGTGCGCGAAGCTCTCCATCCCACCTGGGCTTCCGTCCGTTCGAATCCCATGGCCATGGGaatgg ctgctgaagAAATCGGGCTGGAAGGAGGGCACCGGCCTCGGCGCGCAAGAGCAG GGAAGATTGGAGCCTGTAGAAACTCGTGTGAAGAATAACAAGCGTGGTTTGGGTTCCAAGGAACCAAAGCTAAAGCCAAAGGTTGACGAGGATGGTGAAAAAGACCCTAAAAAACCCAAG CTGGAAGCACCGAAGAAGAAGGCCAAGTTGGCCGCGAAGAGGATACGGAAGATGCAAGAAGAAGAGAAGCGGTTACAAGAGAGGGAATTTGAAATGGCTTTCTTCAGGGAATTTTGGCCCGATAATGTGTAG